CGGTGCAGGTCGTCGGGAAGGATGCGCCCGCCGAGTGTCACGTCGCCGGTGTAGACCGGCACCTCGTACATGCCGACCCGGCGCTTCTCGACGGTCAGGTTGGCGGTCGTGCTCTGCTCGTCCGCCAGCACGATCTCGGTATCGTTGCGGCTGCCGACGAGCTTGCCCTCGGCGTCACGGGTTTCGCTGTGCGTCGGCACGGCCAGCACGAAACCGCCGATCGTCTGGGGGCCACCCCAACCATCGGCCACGCGCAGTGCGGCCGTGTCACGCATCGACTGGCGTTCGCGCACCAGCCCGTCGGCCTGGGTCAGGGGAATGAGCATGAGCAGGGCCAACAGCCCGATACCAAGGACCTTGGCGGTGATCGTCTGCGTCCAGCGCAACATCGGCGTTCTCCTTCATCGACAGTAACGGCGATGGTCGGGGCAACCGGGGCGGTGGACGCGTCCGCGCCGTGGCCTTACGGAGGCAAACGCGGGCGAAACGCAGGCGTCAGGTAGCCGCGAAGAACGCGGTGACGTCGGCCAGCTCGCGTGTGCGCGGCATCGGCGGCAGGCTGGCGAGGAACAGTCGGCCATAGCCCTTGGTGCTCAGGCGCGGATCACACAGCACCAGCACGCCGCGGTCGTTGACGTCGCGGATCAGGCGGCCTGCGCCCTGCTTCAACGCGATCACGGCAGTGGGTACCTGCCAGCCCATGAACGGATTGATGCCCGCTTCGTCGAGGGCTTCCAGGCGCGCCTGCAATACCGGATCGTCCGGCATGGCGAACGGCAGCTTGTCGATCACCACCACGCTCAATGCCTCGCCGGCCACGTCCACGCCCTCCCAGAAACTGGCCGCGCCCAGCAGCACGCCACGGCCGCTGGCCCGGAATTCCTCCAGCAGGCGATGGCGAGGCGCACTGCCCTGCACGAACAGCGGCCACGGCACGCGGCCTTCCAGCAACTCCGCCGCCCGGCGCAAGGCACGGTGCGAGGTGAACAGCAGGAACGCGCGACCGTCCGAGGCGTCCAGCACCGGACGGATCGCCGCGACCACCTTGTCGGTGAAATCGCGGGCTGCGGGGTCGGGCAGGTCTTTGGGCAGGTAGGCGAGCGCTTGACGCGCATAGTCGAACGGACTGTCGACGTGCAGCGTGCGAGGGTCCTCGATGCCCAACTGGCGGGCGAAATGGCCGAAATCGCCCGCGATCGACAGCGTGGCCGAGGTGTGGATCCAGGCCGCATCGGTGGACGCCCGCATGGCACGCAGCGGGGATGCCAGGTCCAGCGGCGTCGCGTGCAGCGCGAAGCCGCGGGGGAACGTCTCGTACCAGCGCACGTCGCTGGCCGAGTGTTCCTCCGCGATGCGATCAAGGCGGAGGCTGAGCATCTGCGCCCGCTCGAACACGTTGGCCAGCCCACGCGAGCGCTCGCCCAACGCGCCGAGCAGATCGGACAGCGCCGCCATCAGGTCGCGCAGCTCCGTCAACAGCCCATGCACCGCGCCGTCGCGGTCCAGCGCGCCGAAGGGGCCCTTGGGCGGCAAGGGATCCATGGCCAGGCGCAGCCGCCGGATCAGATCCTGCACGGCTTCCACCGGCTCCAGCAACTGACTGGTGGCACCGGTGACGCCCTGCGCCTCGGCCAGGGCGTCGTGGGCCAGGTCGGTCATCTGCCGGGCACTGACGCTCTGCGAGAAGAACTGGCCCGCCAATTCCGGGATCTGGTGGGCCTCGTCCAGGATGAACGCGTCCGCGCCGGGCAGCAGTTCGCCGAAGCCGTCCTGCTTGAGGGCCAGGTCCGCCATCAGCAGATGGTGGTTGACCACCACGATATCGGCCTCCATCGCATCGCGCCGGGCCTTGACCACGTGGCAGTCGTCGAAGAACGCGCACTCCGTGCCCAGGCAGTTTTCCGGCGTGGAGGTGACGCGCGGCCATACCGGGGAGTCCTCGGGGATATCGACCATTTCCATGCGGTCGCCGCAGCGCGTGCGGGCCGACCACGCCCGGATAGCCGAAAGCTGGGAGGCCAGCTGGCGGTCGGGGTTGCCCTCGCGGACGGACTGGTCCAGCCGGTAGAGGCACAGGTAGTTGGCCCGCCCCTTGAGCAGGCTGGTCCGGGCGCGACTGCCCAGCACGGCGTGGACACGCGGCAGGTCGCGGAAGAACAGCTGGTCCTGCAGGGCCTTGGTGCCGGTGGAAACGATGACCTTGCGCCCCGACATCAGGGCGGGCACAAGGTAGGCGAACGTCTTGCCGGTGCCGGTACCGGCCTCGGCGATCAGCACGTCGCGCTCGGCGATCGCCGTGGACACGGCCTCGGCCATGCGCTGCTGGGCCTCGCGCGGGGCGAATCCCGGTACTTCACGGGCAAAGGGGCCCTCCGCGCCGAGGATCGCGGCCACTTCCGGTTCAGTCATCCGCCAAGTATCGCCTACAATGGCCGTCTTTTCGTCTTCCAAAAGCGCGCCCCTTCGCGGCGCGATCCGAGAGCCCACACATGGACAAGAGTTTCGAGCCCAGCCAGATCGAGTCGAAGTGGTACGCCCGCTGGGAAGCCGACGGCTGCTTCAAGCCGTCCGGCAAGGGCACGCCGTACACGATCATGCTGCCGCCACCCAACGTGACCGGCACCCTGCACATGGGCCACGCGTTCCAGCACACGCTGATGGACACGCTGGTGCGCTACCACCGCATGCGCGGCTACGACACCCTGTGGCAGCTGGGCACCGATCACGCCGGCATCGCCACCGAGATGGTGGTGACCCGCCAGCTCAACGCCGAGGGCAAGCAGCGCTCGGACTTCGACCGCGAAGCGTTCATCGCCCGCGTGTGGGAATGGAAAGCGGAATCCGGCGACACCATCGGCCGGCAGATGCGCCGACTGGGCGTCTCCGGCGACTGGTCGCGCGAGCGCTTCACCATGGACGAGGGCATGTCCGAAGCGGTGGTCGAGACCTTCGTCCGCCTCTCCGAGGAAGGCCTGATCTACCGCGGCCAGAAGCTGGTCAACTGGGACCCGGTGCTGAAAACCGCGATTTCCGACCTGGAAGTGGTCAGCGAGGAAGAAGACGGCTCCATGTGGTCGATCCGCTATCCGCTGGCGGATGGCTCGGGCGAGCTGGTGGTCGCCACCACGCGTCCGGAAACCATGCTGGGCGACTCCGCCGTGGCCGTGCATCCGGACGACGAGCGCTACGCGCACCTGGTCGGCAAGATGCTCGCCCTGCCCCTGTCCGACAGGCAGATCCCGATCATCGCCGACGACTACGTCGAGAAGGATTTCGGCACCGGCTGCGTGAAGATCACCCCCGCGCATGACTTCAACGACTACGCGGTCGGCCTGCGCCACGACCTGCCGATGATCAACATCTTCACCGACGAGGCGACCATCAACGACGCCGCGCCGGAGAAATACCGCGGCATGGACCGCTACGTCGCGCGCAAGGCCGTGCTTGCCGACCTGGAAGCGGCAGACCTGCTGGTTGAAACGAAGAAGCACAAGCTGCAGGTGCCGCGCGGCGACCGCAGCGGGCAGGTCATCGAGCCGTATCTCACCTGGCAGTGGTTCGTGAAGATGGACACCCTGGCCGCCCGCGGCCTGGAACTGGTCGAGCAGGGCCACGTGAAGTTCGTGCCCGAGAACTGGATCAGCACCTACCGCCACTGGCTGGGCAACATCCAGGATTGGTGCATCAGCCGCCAGCTGACCTGGGGCCATCGCATCCCCGCCTGGTATACCGACACGGGCAGCGTCATCGTGGCCCGCGACGACACCGAGGCATCCGCCAAGGCTGCCGCGCAGGGCTACACCGGCGCGCTGCGCCGCGACGACGACGTGCTGGAAACCTGGTTCTCGTCCGGACTGTGGAGTCATTCCACGCTGGGCTGGCCCAACCCCGAGCGCCAGGCCGAACTGGGCTTCGACCGCTACCTGCCGTCCAGCGTGCTCGTCACCGGCTTCGACATCATCTTCTTCTGGGTCGCCCGGATGATCATGCTGACCGACCACTTCACCGGCGAGGTGCCCTTCAAGGACGTCTATGTCACAGGCCTGATCCGCGACAAGGACGGCCAAAAGATGTCCAAGTCCAAGGGCAACGTGCTGGACCCGCTCGACATCATCGACGGCATCAGCCTGGACGACCTGCTGGCCAAGCGCACCCGCGGCCTGATGCAGCCGAAGATGGCCGAGAAGATCGAGAAGTCCACGCGCAAGGAATTCGGAGAGGGCATCCCCGCCTTCGGCGCCGACGCGCTGCGCTTCACCTTCGCCTCGCTGGCCACGCACGGCCGCGACATCAAGTTCGACCTGGAGCGCGCTGGCGGCTACAAGGCCTTCGTCAACAAGCTGTGGAACGCCTCGCGCTTCGTGCTGATGAACCTCGGCGAAGATGCCCGTATCGCGCCCGTGCCCCCGGCGACCGAGGCGGAGCGCTGGATCCTCACCCGCCTGCGCGACACGCTGGCCATGGTGAAGGAACAGCTCGCCGCGTACCGCTTCGACCTCGCCGCGCAGGCGCTCTACGAGTTCACCTGGAACGAGTTCTGCGACTGGTTCCTCGAACTGTCCAAGCCCGCGCTGGCCGGCACCGACGCCGCCGCCATCGCCTCCACCCGCTACACGCTGGTCCACGTGCTGGAAACGCTGCTGCGCGCGCTGCATCCGATGATCCCCTTCGTCACCGAGGAAATCTGGCAGCACGTGCGTCCGCTGCTTGGTATCGAGGGCACCACGATCATGCTGCGCCCCTACCCGGAAGCCGCCGATATCGAAGGCGACGATGCCGCCACGGCCGAGATCGAATGGGTCAAGGGCGTGCTGACCGGCGTGCGTCGTATCCGTGCGGAAATGAACATCGCCCCGGGCAAAGTCATCCCGCTGCTGTTCGCGGACGGCGATGCGGCCGATCGCGCACGCGCCGCCAAGTTCGCTG
This DNA window, taken from Luteibacter sp. 9135, encodes the following:
- a CDS encoding valine--tRNA ligase, translated to MDKSFEPSQIESKWYARWEADGCFKPSGKGTPYTIMLPPPNVTGTLHMGHAFQHTLMDTLVRYHRMRGYDTLWQLGTDHAGIATEMVVTRQLNAEGKQRSDFDREAFIARVWEWKAESGDTIGRQMRRLGVSGDWSRERFTMDEGMSEAVVETFVRLSEEGLIYRGQKLVNWDPVLKTAISDLEVVSEEEDGSMWSIRYPLADGSGELVVATTRPETMLGDSAVAVHPDDERYAHLVGKMLALPLSDRQIPIIADDYVEKDFGTGCVKITPAHDFNDYAVGLRHDLPMINIFTDEATINDAAPEKYRGMDRYVARKAVLADLEAADLLVETKKHKLQVPRGDRSGQVIEPYLTWQWFVKMDTLAARGLELVEQGHVKFVPENWISTYRHWLGNIQDWCISRQLTWGHRIPAWYTDTGSVIVARDDTEASAKAAAQGYTGALRRDDDVLETWFSSGLWSHSTLGWPNPERQAELGFDRYLPSSVLVTGFDIIFFWVARMIMLTDHFTGEVPFKDVYVTGLIRDKDGQKMSKSKGNVLDPLDIIDGISLDDLLAKRTRGLMQPKMAEKIEKSTRKEFGEGIPAFGADALRFTFASLATHGRDIKFDLERAGGYKAFVNKLWNASRFVLMNLGEDARIAPVPPATEAERWILTRLRDTLAMVKEQLAAYRFDLAAQALYEFTWNEFCDWFLELSKPALAGTDAAAIASTRYTLVHVLETLLRALHPMIPFVTEEIWQHVRPLLGIEGTTIMLRPYPEAADIEGDDAATAEIEWVKGVLTGVRRIRAEMNIAPGKVIPLLFADGDAADRARAAKFAAQIAFLGRVETPVWVDGEEPAAAAAVVGGMRALIPLEGLIDVGAEKARLAKEIARIEGEVRKCEGKLGNASFVANAPAEVVAQERQRIADWTRQADAMREQARKLGG
- a CDS encoding ATP-dependent DNA helicase gives rise to the protein MTEPEVAAILGAEGPFAREVPGFAPREAQQRMAEAVSTAIAERDVLIAEAGTGTGKTFAYLVPALMSGRKVIVSTGTKALQDQLFFRDLPRVHAVLGSRARTSLLKGRANYLCLYRLDQSVREGNPDRQLASQLSAIRAWSARTRCGDRMEMVDIPEDSPVWPRVTSTPENCLGTECAFFDDCHVVKARRDAMEADIVVVNHHLLMADLALKQDGFGELLPGADAFILDEAHQIPELAGQFFSQSVSARQMTDLAHDALAEAQGVTGATSQLLEPVEAVQDLIRRLRLAMDPLPPKGPFGALDRDGAVHGLLTELRDLMAALSDLLGALGERSRGLANVFERAQMLSLRLDRIAEEHSASDVRWYETFPRGFALHATPLDLASPLRAMRASTDAAWIHTSATLSIAGDFGHFARQLGIEDPRTLHVDSPFDYARQALAYLPKDLPDPAARDFTDKVVAAIRPVLDASDGRAFLLFTSHRALRRAAELLEGRVPWPLFVQGSAPRHRLLEEFRASGRGVLLGAASFWEGVDVAGEALSVVVIDKLPFAMPDDPVLQARLEALDEAGINPFMGWQVPTAVIALKQGAGRLIRDVNDRGVLVLCDPRLSTKGYGRLFLASLPPMPRTRELADVTAFFAAT